Genomic segment of Nostoc sp. TCL240-02:
GCAACTAGTGCGATCGAGCCGCTAAATTCAGTGGCAGATTGATTGACAAACTGATTGATGATTTGCTTACCATTCACCCAGAGTCGCACACCATCATCGCTAGTTGTATAGAAGTTGTAAGTCTCGCTGTACTTGGCTTGTACCTGACCTGTCCAACGTGCTGAGAAGGTATCTGGAGCAATGGACGAATCTGGAGAACCAAGACCCCAATCAAAATTCACTGTCGCATCTGTACGGGTTTGCTTCAGGTTGGTGAAGTCGATGTTGTCGTAGTACTCTGCTTTTAGTCCGTTGCCGTTGCCAATCGCAGGTACGTCGCTCTGTCTATAAAGCTGGGACTGAGGAATGATTTCTTTGGTCTGAGAAGCACTAGACCAAGACAGTTTGGAAACGGCATTGACGGTATTTTCGAAGTATTCAAGCTTAATATCGTACTTCTGACCTGCAACTAGTGCGATCGAGCCGCTAAATTCAGTGGCAGATTGATTGACAAACTGATTGATGATTTGTTGACCATTCACCCAGAGTCGCACACCATCATCGCTAGTTGTATAGAAGTTGTAAGTCTCGCTGTACTTGGCTTGTACCTGACCTGTCCAACGTGCTGAGAAGGTATCTGGAGCAATGGACGAATCTGGAGAACCAAGACCCCAGTCAAAATTCACTGTCGCATCTGTACGGGTTTGCTTCAGGTTGGTGAAGTCGATGTTGTCGTAGTACTCTGCTTTTAGTCCATCTCCCTGAGAAAGCAGACTGGAACTAGCTTGAGAAGAAATACTTGGCAGTAGCGGCTTATCTAGGGTTTGTTGTTGTAGAGGTACAACAACTTGATTCTGTAATTCATTCATTGAAATATATGCCTCACAATAGTGCTAAAACTAATTCCATAATCAATGCTGTGGAACTAGTTTTATAATGGGTATTTCCAACAAAAAATACGTAAATATACTAGGTGGAAACATATTAAGAACATAACAGTAAACTGTCTTAATTAATATATTTGTTGCATGTAATATTTTCTCTTATATTGCTGGTAGAAACTATTTTTTATATATGCTCATTCGCTCATATTCCTTTCTAATGGGCTGTCTATTTGTATCAACCTAAAAATGAACGGCTATGACCTGATGTACCTTTCTATAATATTCTTTGAAGGTAGATCATATAGAATAATTGGTACTACAAGAAATACTAGATAATAATTATTGGAAGGGTGCAATAGTCCTTATAAATGGTTATTTTTTGTGCCCAGGTTATGATTTTTGATTAAATTCACTTTGGGGAATTTAATTAAAAATTACAAGTAAACTCTCTTGAGAGCTTGTGATTTAACTGATATGCAGTTACATAAAGTTGAAACAAAGCAAAACTCAAGATGTCAGATAAATGCTTAAGTAGTCGAACATTATATTTTACATGTGGATGCTTAAGTACTGTAATTAGATTGATCAACTACACATTGGACACTATACCACGGTGTTATGTCTATCTTTTTTATAGAACTTTATTTAAATATTCACATTGCTATATACCTTTTTAAAGGAATATAAAAGTTTTAATGATTTTTAAATAAAAATCGCCAATATAGGGAATGATGTCATATTTTCTAGCCTCATAGTTATTAATTACATGAAAATTATATAAAGAAAATTTTTAATATTTAAAGATTTAAAAAAGTAATAATTTATCTATGCTTCATCTTGACTATTAATCCATATCTTGGTGAGCAAAAACAGAGAGAGGCTTTGTAACCTAGTTGTTGTTTTTCTCCACTTGTATGAAACCACCCTGCCTTATCAATGCGGTAAGGGGGAATTCAAAGCTTCTTGATCTTTCGCAAAGAGGAATGGAAGCGGGGTTTATAGTATACTTAAGGAATTTCCAAACATTCTCTTAAACTCAATACTGTTCAGTTAAGGGCTACTGGCAAAAATTTTGGGTTTTTGAGATGCGCGATAAATCGCTGTCTCTACAAGTGTTTTGGTCTTATCTGAAGTGTATTGCTCTTAAACTAGGGTGTAAATGGGAATGTTCAAGCTGATTTGAGGACAACAAGAAACCACCGAAGATATCTATCTATACCTTGGGTGGTAGTGTGCAGTCGGGGGCGACGCGACAACTATTTTCAGATGAATTTATTAGAAATTGCTCAGAAGCGGGTTATATGGTTGTTGGTTTTAATTGTAACCAATAAGTAAGTTGGCGTGAAAAAAACTAAGTATATTACGAAACATAAACAAGTTTAAAACCCTTACTAATGACCAATGACAAATGACAACTTAGCCAGTTAGCTTTAATTTCGCCGACCTATTCACACCATTACAGGAACAATTATCAAGTCACAAGAAAAAATTTTAACAAAAACGGTGACACTGACGGCATTTATCCCTTTGCTGACTGGTGCTGGCAGTAATGTGCGTGTCCAGTCTTCTACAGTGGTGATTCGAGGAATCAACACCGATGAAATCCGATTGCTTGGCACATTGCAGGTAGTTGGCTGCCGAGAAGCGATGTCTGATGAAAAGCCGCTACCGCTTCGCTAATGCGTCTACCCTGGGGCATTATTGGGAGGAATGAATGTTATGTTGCGATCGCTACTGTGTGGGTTTACTTTCTGCAAGGGCGATTAGAAGTAGCGATCGCGGCATGTGCCTGGTAGCTATTTCTGTATTAGCTTTTATCTCTGGTTCGGCACTGCCGTTTCTATTTTGTTACCTCCGTTTAGATCCGGTATTAATGTCAGCATCATTTATTGCTACAGAAGCTGATGTTGCAGGCGTTTTGATTTATTTTAATTTAGCGCAGTTAATTTTAAAGTTATGAGAGGAGTCATTGATCATTAATCAATAACAAATTACAAAGGACAAATGACTATTTTTACAATTCTGATTCCGTCACTGGAGCGACAATTTCGCCAGTACCCAATTGCAGTATCATGTCTTGTTCAGTAATTAATCCACTGAGTTCTTTTACTTGTAAATTCATTTCTTCACAAGCTTGTCTGAGTTCTCGGGCAAATTTGTTGAGGTCTTGACCATAGCCACATTGATAAGCAGCAGTTTCAATTCCTTGCTGGGCATTTGCTCTAGCACAATCTACTAGTTCTGTGCCATATAGTGGTGTAGGAGATGCCATAGACGTAGTTGTTATTTCTAAATGTATGCTGCTGAATAGATTATCAATATTTAAATTTTTACTCATCCCTCTAATGGAAGAAAAGGAGGGTAGAGTTAGACGTGAAGAGTTAGTAGTTAGAAGTTAATAGGTTATAATTTTGAACTCTGATAACTTGAGTTTTTGAATTTGGAATTAAAGAAAAAATATAAAATTCCAAATTCTATAACTTCTAACGCCTAACTTTTTTATTTAGCCATTGACAACTTCGCCACCATTTACGTGTAGAACTTGTCCAGAAACATAAGAAGCATCATCAGATGCTAGAAATACATAGCTGGGGGCAACTTCTTCTGGCTGTCCGGCTCGTTGCATTGGTACTTGTTTTCCAAAATTCTCAACTTTCTCTTCTGGGAAAGTTGAGGGAATTAAAGGTGTCCAAATTGGCCCTGGCGCGACAGCATTAACGCGAATTCCTTTTGATACCAAATTTTGTGATAAGGAGCGGGTAAAAGCAACGATCGCACCTTTTGTAGAAGAATAATCTAGCAGATGTGGACTACCTTTATAAGCTGTTACCGATGTGGTATTGATGATAGCGCTGCCTGTTTGCAAATGCTTGAGTGCAGCTTTAGTCATAAAAAACATTGAGAAGATATTAGTGCGGAAAGTTCGCTCTAATTGTTCTTTAGTAATTTCTTCAATACTTTCTTTAGGATGTTGTTCGGCGGCGTTGTTGATGAGAATATCGAGTTTGCCAAACTCACCAACTGTTTGTTGAATAGCTTGCTGACAAAAAGTTTCATCGCCAATATCGCCTGCGATAGTTACTGCACGACGACCTTGTTTTTCTACCAACTGTTTTGTTTCTTTGGCATCATCGTGTTCATTCAGATAAAGAATAGCCACATCTGCACCTTCTTTAGCAAATGCGATCGCTACAGCACGACCGATACCACTGTCTGCACCCGTAATCAATGCTACTTTATCTTGTAACTTACCACTACCTTGATACTGGGCATTATCTGCTTTTGGTTTTGGTGTCATTTCTAATTCAACACCTGGTAATTCTTGCTGCTGTGGTGGCTGCAATGTTTGCTCTTTTTTCTCTTTTGCTTTAGCCATAGGTCTTTTCTTGGTAATTGAATATTGAATTGGGCATTTATTACCCTCATCTCTTTCATTAGCCATTTTCAAAAGCAAACCCTGCATCAAAAATTTAACCCAAGGTTTAGTTTCTGCTTTGGCTCCTAGCCATTTGCATTTTTTCGGATATACATATCCCGAATTCTTACCAAAGGCACTTATTTATAGCAATTCTAGGCGGCTGACATTATTTATACTCAAACATAACAGACACTATTCATCTGACGGCAAAACAAGTATAAAACTATGATTTGATGAAATCATTATCTCTTTCATCTGCTATTAAGTTAACTATTAAGCTGCTGTAATTTATCGCTCCATAGAGGTAAACTTCGCTAAAATTTGCTCAACCTTAAGGCTGAAAATAAATTAAATAATAAAAATTATTCAATTAGTTAATCATGATTTTTTCTAGCTCACTCAAGAACCGTGCCATTTCGATAAATGAAAATATAGATTTCTACTTTTTCACTTTGTAGTTGCACAACTACCTACTAGTCTGTCAAGTTTAAATTTATGGATATAGGAATCCGCTTTGATTTTTGTATCCCTCACGGGAGCGTAGCCATAGTTACTTGCGTGGGCAGGCAAGAGGCAATAAAAAAGAAGGCTTTCTAAATTGTACGGAGTTTTTTCACGTAATAAAATATGAGTCATATTGACAATTTTAGATTAATAAGTTTAGTGCTTATTTTCTAAGTAATAAACTCATTACTACAAACCTTCAAAATTAGCTTGACAGAATAGTGATATTATGCATTGAGCTTCATTGGTATTAATTTAAGCTGATATCTGCATTGCCACATTTTTGCAGGATAAAGTACTTGCTTACTAGTTACCAAACTAATAGACCAAAAGCCTGCATGGTGCGCTACATTGGGGTTATTAGAGGGCAGGGTTTATGGCAATACTAAATATTTCCGAGTTAGAGCAGGTTGAAAAGTTTCGCCAATTACAATTAACCCTGCGCGATCGCTGGAAAACGATCGAGTCATTTGACAATAGTGAAGCAGATATTTTAATTATTCCCTCCCTGAGTCTCGATCAGCGCGAACTCCAAAAGATCGAAGGCTGCGAACATTATGAAGAAAGATTACTATTTTCTTTAATTCGGTTGCAGAATCCCCGGACTCGCCTGATTTATGTAACATCAGTACCACTGCATCCTAGTATCATTGATTATTATCTGCAACTTTTGCCAGGAATTCCCTTTTCTCATGCTCGCAATCGCTTGCTACTACTTTCTACTTACGATTCTTCCCTTAAACCTCTCAGCCAAAAGATTTTAGAACGCCCCCGTCTACTAGAGCGGATTCATCAATCTTTGAGGCTAGATAAATCATTTATGATCTGCTACAACTCTTCGCACTGGGAAGGCGAATTGTCTTTAAAAT
This window contains:
- a CDS encoding SDR family oxidoreductase; the protein is MAKAKEKKEQTLQPPQQQELPGVELEMTPKPKADNAQYQGSGKLQDKVALITGADSGIGRAVAIAFAKEGADVAILYLNEHDDAKETKQLVEKQGRRAVTIAGDIGDETFCQQAIQQTVGEFGKLDILINNAAEQHPKESIEEITKEQLERTFRTNIFSMFFMTKAALKHLQTGSAIINTTSVTAYKGSPHLLDYSSTKGAIVAFTRSLSQNLVSKGIRVNAVAPGPIWTPLIPSTFPEEKVENFGKQVPMQRAGQPEEVAPSYVFLASDDASYVSGQVLHVNGGEVVNG